Proteins co-encoded in one Malus domestica chromosome 09, GDT2T_hap1 genomic window:
- the LOC103442352 gene encoding zinc-finger homeodomain protein 9-like: MDITPSITTTTNNTASTKSPEADSETPTRIQQPLKPLSFSNGVLKRHNPTHHLHHQNIPITPVVVTYKECLKNHAAALGGHALDGCGEFMPSPAANLADPTSLKCAACGCHRNFHRRDPEDPVQPNTPAATTHVIEYQPHHRHHPPPPTHPGNRSPSSASPPPISSSYYPSAPHMLLALSTAHENALAGANNNNAVAMPQVMSRSPNARKRFRTKFTQDQKEKMYQFAERVGWKMQKRDEEIVREFCNEAGVEKGVLKVWMHNNKNTFSKRDVLNGGAGGRAGSLSRPSFLLEHSHHHNNGTNGNGTNGNGNNNDDDEEEDDDQNDNKNGVPNPNHHYQGADGGGNNGSSSSS, from the coding sequence ATGGATATAACCCcgtccatcaccaccaccaccaacaacaCCGCCAGTACAAAATCCCCGGAAGCCGACAGCGAAACTCCGACTCGGATCCAGCAACCCTTAAAGCCTCTGTCCTTCAGCAACGGCGTCCTCAAGCGCCACAACCCCACGcaccacctccaccaccaaAACATCCCCATCACCCCTGTCGTAGTCACCTACAAAGAATGCCTCAAGAACCACGCCGCTGCGCTGGGTGGCCACGCCCTCGACGGCTGCGGCGAGTTCATGCCGTCTCCCGCTGCCAACCTCGCCGACCCCACCTCACTAAAATGCGCTGCATGCGGCTGCCACCGCAATTTTCACCGCCGTGACCCCGAGGACCCCGTGCAGCCAAACACCCCCGCCGCAACAACGCATGTCATCGAGTACCAACCCCACCACCGCCACCATCCTCCTCCGCCGACTCACCCCGGCAACCGAAGCCCCAGTTCAGCTTCTCCACCGCCGATCTCGTCCTCCTACTACCCCTCCGCCCCCCACATGCTCTTGGCTCTGTCCACCGCTCACGAAAACGCCTTGGCAGGTGCGAATAATAATAACGCCGTTGCTATGCCCCAGGTCATGTCGCGGAGCCCGAATGCGAGGAAGCGGTTCAGGACCAAGTTCACCCAGGACCAGAAGGAGAAGATGTACCAATTCGCAGAGAGGGTCGGGTGGAAGATGCAGAAGAGAGACGAGGAAATCGTGCGGGAGTTCTGTAATGAGGCCGGCGTCGAAAAAGGGGTTCTCAAAGTCTGGATGCACAACAATAAGAATACCTTCTCCAAGCGAGACGTGCTCAATGGCGGCGCTGGCGGCCGTGCTGGTAGTTTAAGCCGACCCAGCTTTCTCCTTGAGCATTCCCACCACCACAACAACGGCACCAATGGCAACGGCACCAATGGCAACGGCAACAACAACGATGATGACGAGGAGGAGGATGATGATCAAAACGACAACAAGAACGGCGTTCCGAATCCGAATCATCATTACCAGGGTGCTGACGGTGGTGGCAACAATgggtcgtcttcttcttcttga